In Methanocella paludicola SANAE, the sequence GCCTACGTGCCCAAGGCCGGGCCCGACGCCGGGAAGAAGCCGCTGTAACTTGTCCCACTTTTATTTCAGGGTATACGTTATCTTTTAAAAGTTAGACAAATGAGGGCTACCGCCAAAATTGAGGCCACCATGGATCACTCCATAAGGGTATCCAAAAGGGAACAGCTGGGCGCCGTACGTGGGCTGTAATGCCCATTCGGGCGTGCCCGGCAATATCGGGCTAGGCCCGCCGACGAAGGGGGAGCCAGGGCACGGGCCCGCATCGCCAATGATGGGCCAGAACCATGCGAAGGCCGGTGCCACGGCCGACGAAAACAACATAAAATAAATAGCTGCCATAATGAAAGCTCGCATAAGCTTCATGAATCCATCTCCAGTAAAACCTCTCTGCGGGAGAATTATATATGTTACCTGTCTCAAAAGCGAAATATTACCATAAAAACGCCCGGGTAATAAGATTCACAATAATTCATAAAAACGCTTTAACATCGACCGAATTTATAATATAACTATTAATCTATAATAACCTATTTTAGCATATACCCGATAATAACTTAATATTGTGAGGAGGGTATTATCCGGTGAGGGTATCCATAGCATTAGCGATGGTCATATTTACGTTGGCCGCCACGGCCCAGCCTGCAATGGCTTTTTCAGAGATATCATTCCCGTTCTTTACGACGGATAGCGTTGCCTTCGGGTTTCCCAACGCGAACACGGCATTGACGATAATGGAGTTTAACAGCGCCAGCATGTCCGTAATAAGCTCGGAAAAGTTCAATATGGATTTCCCGCTATTCGAGGACGGCATCGTCGCCGGGCCCACGAAGGCCATGGATACATCGGCGAACGTCGTTCCTTTCGGCCCCGTAAACCTCGCGCTGCCCTCGATCGCCCAGTCTGTGAACGAGACCATTGCATGCCAGCGGACGTACTTTTTTACGGACACATTTTGAGAAGACTTTTAAATTTTTTGGTTCTTGTGCGTTTTTGGGATGATATATTGCTTTGGCTGATGCCTTCGCTCGTTTTTATGTTATGCCGTCGTTGAGTGGTCCAACCACAGGGGCACGGAGAGCGCTGAGTTTCACGGAGTTTTCTTATAAATGGAGACCCAGAGGCCACGGAGTACGGGTTTATAACTTTCCCGGGGCACGGAGTTGAAAGAGGCACTGCCGAGGATAAACCGCATTATTGTTTATTGGTCAACCGAGCCTCAATAAACTCTGTGCCCCAGGCAAACTAATAAACCGGCCTCTGAGCTCTCTGAGTCTCAAATTATTAAAATAAAACTCTGTGTAACTCCCGTGCGCTCCGTGCCCCTGTGGTTGGACCACTCAACGACGGCATAACTAGAAAAGGATAAAAAAATATTCACCCCAAAACCGCGGAAGAGTCAATTTTTTATTCTTAGTATCCATAGCCCAGGCACTTTACTCCCATGTTCAAGCAAGAGCCGCCCGGCATCCTCAATCCCAGCAGCCTGGCATACATGTTAATGGGCGTGGCCAGGGGATATTCGTACAACAGGTCATCCACGGGCCTCCCCATGAGAATCGGATGATATGGGTCGCTGAGGGGCCTATTGAAGTTTATACTGCTAGACTCCGTGACATTGCCCACCGTCTCGTTGGTAGCATTGCCAGTTTCATTAACTACTGCCTGTGTGGCATTAGTAGTACCGGCCAGTGGATTCAAGGCCGTTAGCCGGCCCGGATCCCATGGTGCCATGGAGATGTCGGCGGCCATGAAGTTATTATCCGTGTAATTTACGTCGCGGTTACTGGTGTCGTTGAGCGTTCGCACGCTGCCGTCGCCGATGCCAAGGTTACCCATGATCCTCGTGTTGCTCCAGTTGAGCGTGTGCGTGATAAAATATGGGGCCGTGCCGGTCATATTATATCCCATTGGCTCCCAGCTGTTCGGAGGAACTGTTTTATATGCCGTAAGGTTGGCATTGGCCTCGGCCTTCTCTGCCTGCATGCCGGCAAACATGGCGGATGAAAACACTATTAATGTAAAAACCATAGCTATCGCTTTTAACTGGCGCCCAATATTTACACCCATATTAGGTCAGTTGGTATGCGAATTATTATGCTTGATTACCATTTAGAACGGCAAAAATGCGTTTTCATAAACGATAGACAGAAAAATCATAAATTTTTACACATTTTTAAACTTTTATGATGATTAAAATACATAAAATTATAATTATGTAAACTAGGAAATAAATATCCTGCTAGACATAATGTATTATTATAAAGCTCGCACTATCGCAGTTGAGAAGACACATTTTCTGCGATCGAGCGAAAATAGGTGACAATAATGAAGATGGTACAGGCAATAATCCGGCCGGAGCGATTGGATGGCGTGAAAAAGGCCCTGGAAGAAAAGGGCTTCATCGCCCTGAGCATCACCGAGATGCGGGGCCGGGGAGAACAGAAGGGCATCCGCCTCTCGCACCGGGGAAGGCCCCTCGAGGTCGATGTCCTTCCAAAGGTCAAGCTCGAGCTCGTGGTGGATGACGAGCACGTCGACCCGATCGTTTCGATCATCCGGGGCAGCGCCCGGACCGGAAAGGTGGGGGATGGAAAGATCTTCGTCCTGCCAGTCGACATGATGTGCAAGGTCCGAACGGACGAAGTCTGGAAATAGGCCTGGAAAGCCCATGCGCCGGGCGGCCTCTGCTTGACCAGGATACTCGAACATGACCATCAGGGATAATTCCGGGTCGGAGACGGTATGCCAGGCGACCATGCCGGCGGGCGGCCTCAGGCGTCGATGACGGTGTGATGGAGCCGCCGGCAGATAGCGATATAATTAGAATTAGGCAAGTGATGAGCCCTGATATTTTGATGTGGCCGTCATTGTTTTTTCATCCTTGATGCCATCAAAAATTAAAATAAAGGGGGTGTCATCGACCGCCTCTCCACGTTTACCAGGCTGGCGTGAGGCCGCCCTGCGCGTCCACCCAGTACGGCGCCCAGGCGAGCGCGACGAGCTGGACGCTGATATCGGCCTTCTTCGGCTTGACCGATATGGCCTCTAGCGCCTCAGTCATCGGGTCGATCTTCTCCGCAAGGGCGTTGGCCTCTTCCTTGAACTGCGCCTGCAGGTCGTTGAGCTGCTGCTGGACGGCCTCGGCCGTCTCGCCGGCCCTTTCCACGTCCTTGCCCTCCTCCATTGCCCTGCCCGCGCGGCCGGCGGCCGTGGAAGCCCGGCTTATCGTCCCGGTGCTTAAAGCTTTACGGCCGGTGAACGCGCCCAGGATAGTCGCTCCCACTGACAGTGCCGTGTTCATCTGGGCCTGGCGTGCCTGTGACTGCTGCTTTTCTACGTTGGCCTGCGCCTTGCGGAGTCGCTCCTGGAGCGTGGCGATCTTCGGGCCGTACTTCTTGCGTAGGGCTTCGACCTTCTCGTCACGGCTCTCGCGGGCTTTCTGCTGCAGGCGGATGCGGAAGTCCCGCTCGGCTTCGCCCGGCTGCGATACCTCGCCCAGGCTCGGGCTGCGGAAGAGTTCCAGCCTCTGGGTGCCATACACCCAGCTCGTGAAGTCCTTCGTCCAGGACGCATAGCTCTTCTCCCGGCTGGCGGCCGGGGCCAGCTCGCCGAACTGCCCCCCGTTCTGCCCGGACTTCTCCAGTTCTGCCGCGGGGACCGCGATCTCCTCTGCGCTCTCCCAGGATACCGGAATTGCGCCGTTCGTCACCGGAGTGATGAACACCTGGCTCCTCGCGGTATTGATCTTCGTCTTAGAGTCGGCAAAGCTGATCTTCGCCGCCCCGACGATCTTCGGCTGGTATACCAGCCTGCTTCCGCTTTTCATTCCGCCTCTCAGGGGCAGGAAGAAAGCCTGGATGCCCGGGGGAAGCGTGGGCTGCCCCGATGCCGCGGGCACTGTCGGGCTCGCCGCTTCGGGCGCCGCAGTAGCCTGTGCCACGGGCGCAGCGGATGGTGCCTCGCGGAACGGGTCCATCAGGACCTTGATCTGGTCCCTGGTCAGGGGCCCCCGCAAATACGACAGGGCCCAGCGAGCCTGGAACAGCTCAGGAGCGTCCTCGTGAGTATTATTCATCAGGAACACGCGGTTACCCAGGCTGGACAGCACCTTCTCGATGGCCTGGCGGTCGAACTTAGCGCCGGCCGTGGCGCTCTCGAGCCCGTCGAGCAGGCGGGCCTTGTCCCTCTCTGTCTGCAGGCGGCCGATGAACCAGGTGCCCATATTCGAAAGCGCCTTATAGTCCAGGTCGACCGGGTTCTGCGTCGCCAGGACCATGCCGATGCCGAAGGCCCTGGCCTGCTTAAGCAATGTCAACATAGGAAGCTTCGAGGGAGGGTTCGCCAGCGGGGGCAAATACCCGAATATCTCGTCCATGTAGACGATAGCCCGGAGGCTGGTGGTGCCCGGCTGGGCGCGCATCCACCCTAAGACCTGGTTCATAAGCAGCGAGACGAAGAACATGCGCTCGGAATCGCTGAGGTGAGATATCGAGAATATGGCGATCCGGGGCTTTCCGGCAGGCGTGTAGAGGATCTGGCCGATGTCGAGCGGGACGCCCTGCATCCAGGCGTTGAACCCCGGAGATGCGAGCAGGTTGTTCAGCGCCATGACCAGTCCGAAACGGTCCTTCGCCGGGTAGAACGACTCCAGGTCGAGGACTCCTATTTTATTCATCGGAGGAGTTTGTACCTGCTGGATGAGGCGGGCAAGGTCCATGTCCTGCCCCTGCCTCCACGCGTTATCCAGGATCGTCGAGAGCAGAATGTGCTCCCGGCTCTGCATCGGGTCGGCGTTGATGCCCGCCAGTCCGAGGAGGCTCATGACCGTAGTGCCGATGCGCTCGCGGAACAGGTCGTTATCGTCCCGGATGGCGGGCCCGGGGGCGGCGAACGACTTCAAAATGGACACGGGGATGCCCGCGTTGCTGCCCGGCGTGTATATGCGCATCTCCGCCGCATCTCGTAAGCGCTGGATGCGCTCTCCGCCCTGGCCCCAGCTTGCCAGCCCGTTCTTCCACATATCCGCCTGCTTAGCGGCATAATCCTCGGGCGACATGCCCTTCTGGCGGGCATCATCCACATTGATCCAGGGCAAAAAGTCCTGGCCCCGAAGCTGAGGGAAAGTAAGCAATAAATTACACAGGTCGCCCTTAGGGTCGATGAGGATAGCAGGCACCCCATCGATGGCCGCCTCCTCGATCAAAGAGATGCACAGCCCGGTCTTGCCGCTGCCCGTCATGCCTACGCACATGGCATGGGTCACCAGGTCTTTAGAATCATACAGCAGAAGCTCATCTTTCGCTTTCTGGGCGCTCAGGTCGTAGGCCTTCCCCAGGTAAAAAGAACCTAATTTTTCGTAATCCTCCATAACGCAAACACCCGCGCACGATGCTAGAGGAAGAGTTAGAAGCGTATCCTATTAGTAGATTTTTATTTAGCTACAGCTCGCCCCTTATGGCAAAATATATCGTATCTGCAACGGTTCAGGCACTTACTCATAGATAAAAGGGCTGCAACATGAAAACAATAGGACTAATAGGCGGCATGAGCTGGGAATCGTCCATCGAGTATTATCGCATCATCAACGAGGCGGTCAGGGAACAAATGGGCGGTCTCCATTCCGCGCCCATCGTCATGCACTCGGTCGAGTTCGAGGACATAAGGGCGCTCCAGGATAAGGGGGAGTGGGCCGAACTTACGAATATCATGGCCGACATGGCCCGGGGCCTGAAGTGGGCCGGGGCGGACTTTATTCTTATATGCACGAACACCATGCACATCATGGCCGACGACGTCCAGAGGCGTGCGGGCATCGACGTTCTCCACATCGCCGACGCCACGGGCTTGGAAATACGGCGCGCCGGCCTCAAGAAGGTAGGGCTCCTGGGCACGAGGTTCACGATGGAGAAGGACTTCTATACGGGGCGGCTTAAGGACGGGTTCGGCATCGAGGCCATCATCCCGGAAGAGGCCGAACGGCAGGAAGTCCACGACATCATCTTCAAAGAGCTGTGCGCCGGCGTCATCCGCCCTGAGTCTAAAGCGCGGCTAAAGGAGATCATCGCGGGCCTTAGCTCGAGGGGCGCCGAGGGCATTATCCTCGGGTGCACCGAGATACCCCTCATCATCGGCCAGGGCGACGTGCCACTGCCCGTTTTCGATACCACCCGCATTCACGCCATGGCCGCCGTCGGGCGAGCGATGCCGCAGGCCGGGTAAACCCCCGCACGGGATTTTCCGGCACGGTTAAAACCCGCATAACCTTTTATAAGAAAGCGGATACATAGGGGCCAACATGGATAATCTCACGCAAAGGCGCATCATCGCAGTCATCGGCATCATCATCGCGTTCGGAGGCCTCTGCTCATTCCTCTGGGGCATGCTTAATAAAGACTCAGTCCTCCAGCTCATCGGCTTCTTCTCCATCATCATCGCTTACGTGCTCATGCTGGCCGTCAAGAAGATACGGGAAAAGGGCATGGCTGAAAAGCAGCAGGAATCAAAAGTCGAATAGTGTGCGCTGTCTTTTTGGCTCGGAAGGCGCTTCTTCTTTTTTTGGCTCTTCCACTAGAGGCTCGACGACTATGGCCGGGGCCGGTACCTCGCCGCCGTCCCTCGCCGTCTTGCGCTTCCGCTTCGGCTTAGGGGCCGGCTCCGCCGCGGGCTCTGCTGCCGTCTCTTCCACCTTATGGGCTGACGGCTCCTTCGGTGCAAAACGCGCGAAAACATCGATCTCGTGCTCGACCTCCTTCTCGATGAGGTCCCGGGACTTTTCGTATACCTTACCCACCTTTTTCGAGGACTTCTCCGCATCCAGGAGGAACGCTATCTCGTCCTCCTCCAGCTTGAGCCTCGCCGTAATGCCGACGGCGTAGCCCTCGTCCCTGAATAGCACGCGTAAAAGCGGTATGAAGACAGCCCGCGCCTCCCTTTTGGACGTGTGGCAGTACTTGCCGATCTTCGCGGCGAGCGAGTCCCGGACGGCCCTGGTGCCCCTGGCCCTGCCGAGCTTCTGCCAGTACGTCGGGGCGCTGTACTTCGAGTAGCCCCCGTAGCGGCGCTTTCTGGCGCGGTTCACGCCGGCCACCATCATGAACGAGGCGTAGCGCCACATGCCGTAGTCCATGCGCCGCCTGACCCGGGCAAGGAACAGGTCCGCCTTCGAAAGGGCATCGAAGCCCCTCTCGAGGTCGCCGTCATGGTACTCCCGCGGGAGGTTCTCGTCCACCCACCCGATAAGGTCCTCGGGGCTCTCGTCCAGGTCCATTACCGCTCTCCGGGCCTTCCCGGGGTCGTCTCCCCGGAAGATGAGGCCCATCACCTTAAAAATCGATTCCGGCACGTCCCGCTCGCCCGTGGAAACGTCGGCGAGCGTCACCTCTTCCCGGCCCATGGCCGCGGCCTGCAGGTCGTTGATGGCCGACCTCATGTCGTTCGTGCGCTCTGCGATCTTCATGAGCGCCTCGGGCTGGCACTTGATGTTCTCGGCCGCGCATATCTTTTTTAGGGCTTTCACGATAGAGGTGCTAAGCAATGCCCTGAACTGGATGGGCTCTGCCGCGTCCCTGAGCGGTTTCGAGAGCGCATAAAAGTCATTCGCGATCAGGATAATAGGCTGATTAGTATTCTTAATGACATTGATAATGGCAGCCTCTCCGCCGCGGTCGTAATTGCCGTGGAGGTTATCGGCCTCGTCCAGGATGAGCAGGCGCCTCTCGTTAGTGCCCCCGAAGGTGCCCGTCTTCGAGGCGGAGCCGGCGACTTTATTGATGGCGTCCTTTGTTCGCTGGTCCGAGGCGTTCATCTCGATGTAGTCCCAGCCCATGTCGTGAGCGAGCGCTAATGCGGCCGAGGTCTTACCGATGCCCGGGCCTCCGTAGAGGATGGCGGCCTTTTTGCCGGAGCCGAATGTCTCGGCCCACTTCCTGAGGGCCTTCACGGCGGCGTCGTTGCCAAGCACGCCGGACAGCGAGACGGGCCTGTACTTCTCCGCCCAGTCCATGCAGCGCTCTTCGCTCATCGAATCTAAGATGCTTCGCGTAGAGATTAATACTTTGCGAGCCCGCAGGGGACGATATATTTAAAAAGCATTAAAAACAATAGGCAGACAATAGGCATATTACATGGA encodes:
- a CDS encoding P-II family nitrogen regulator; protein product: MKMVQAIIRPERLDGVKKALEEKGFIALSITEMRGRGEQKGIRLSHRGRPLEVDVLPKVKLELVVDDEHVDPIVSIIRGSARTGKVGDGKIFVLPVDMMCKVRTDEVWK
- a CDS encoding helicase HerA domain-containing protein, translated to MEDYEKLGSFYLGKAYDLSAQKAKDELLLYDSKDLVTHAMCVGMTGSGKTGLCISLIEEAAIDGVPAILIDPKGDLCNLLLTFPQLRGQDFLPWINVDDARQKGMSPEDYAAKQADMWKNGLASWGQGGERIQRLRDAAEMRIYTPGSNAGIPVSILKSFAAPGPAIRDDNDLFRERIGTTVMSLLGLAGINADPMQSREHILLSTILDNAWRQGQDMDLARLIQQVQTPPMNKIGVLDLESFYPAKDRFGLVMALNNLLASPGFNAWMQGVPLDIGQILYTPAGKPRIAIFSISHLSDSERMFFVSLLMNQVLGWMRAQPGTTSLRAIVYMDEIFGYLPPLANPPSKLPMLTLLKQARAFGIGMVLATQNPVDLDYKALSNMGTWFIGRLQTERDKARLLDGLESATAGAKFDRQAIEKVLSSLGNRVFLMNNTHEDAPELFQARWALSYLRGPLTRDQIKVLMDPFREAPSAAPVAQATAAPEAASPTVPAASGQPTLPPGIQAFFLPLRGGMKSGSRLVYQPKIVGAAKISFADSKTKINTARSQVFITPVTNGAIPVSWESAEEIAVPAAELEKSGQNGGQFGELAPAASREKSYASWTKDFTSWVYGTQRLELFRSPSLGEVSQPGEAERDFRIRLQQKARESRDEKVEALRKKYGPKIATLQERLRKAQANVEKQQSQARQAQMNTALSVGATILGAFTGRKALSTGTISRASTAAGRAGRAMEEGKDVERAGETAEAVQQQLNDLQAQFKEEANALAEKIDPMTEALEAISVKPKKADISVQLVALAWAPYWVDAQGGLTPAW
- a CDS encoding aspartate/glutamate racemase family protein, with the protein product MKTIGLIGGMSWESSIEYYRIINEAVREQMGGLHSAPIVMHSVEFEDIRALQDKGEWAELTNIMADMARGLKWAGADFILICTNTMHIMADDVQRRAGIDVLHIADATGLEIRRAGLKKVGLLGTRFTMEKDFYTGRLKDGFGIEAIIPEEAERQEVHDIIFKELCAGVIRPESKARLKEIIAGLSSRGAEGIILGCTEIPLIIGQGDVPLPVFDTTRIHAMAAVGRAMPQAG
- a CDS encoding replication factor C large subunit, whose translation is MSEERCMDWAEKYRPVSLSGVLGNDAAVKALRKWAETFGSGKKAAILYGGPGIGKTSAALALAHDMGWDYIEMNASDQRTKDAINKVAGSASKTGTFGGTNERRLLILDEADNLHGNYDRGGEAAIINVIKNTNQPIILIANDFYALSKPLRDAAEPIQFRALLSTSIVKALKKICAAENIKCQPEALMKIAERTNDMRSAINDLQAAAMGREEVTLADVSTGERDVPESIFKVMGLIFRGDDPGKARRAVMDLDESPEDLIGWVDENLPREYHDGDLERGFDALSKADLFLARVRRRMDYGMWRYASFMMVAGVNRARKRRYGGYSKYSAPTYWQKLGRARGTRAVRDSLAAKIGKYCHTSKREARAVFIPLLRVLFRDEGYAVGITARLKLEEDEIAFLLDAEKSSKKVGKVYEKSRDLIEKEVEHEIDVFARFAPKEPSAHKVEETAAEPAAEPAPKPKRKRKTARDGGEVPAPAIVVEPLVEEPKKEEAPSEPKRQRTLFDF